Proteins encoded together in one Thamnophis elegans isolate rThaEle1 chromosome 10, rThaEle1.pri, whole genome shotgun sequence window:
- the UROS gene encoding uroporphyrinogen-III synthase: MKVLLLKDPKENDGGPDSYIKEFGSHGLKATLIPVLAFEFISLQTFSEKLFHPDQYRGLIFTSPRAVEAVKLYLEDSCKKEAWNNYLREKWNTKPVYVVGKATAGLVTEIGLKPQGEDCGNAEKLAGFICSREPSNSLPLLFPCGALKRETLPTMLKDKDIMLESVTVYQTSQHPDLQESLTNYFSQEGVPASVIFFSPSGVKYCLKQILKLSGDSVSQIKFAAIGPTTAEALVSEGILVSCTASRPTPQDLAAELRKCL, from the exons ATGAAAGTGTTGTTGCTGAAAGATCCAAAGGAAAATGATGGTGGACCAGATTCTTACATAAAG gaattcgGTTCACACGGACTCAAAGCAACTTTAATTCCAGTTTTAGCATTTGAATTTATTTCTCTTCAAACTTTCTCTGAAAAA CTTTTTCATCCTGATCAATACCGTGGACTAATTTTTACCAGCCCAAGAGCAGTAGAAGCTGTTAAATTATACCTAGAGGATAGTTGTAAAAAAGAAG CTTGGAACAATTATCTAAGAGAAAAATGGAATACTAAACCTGTTTATGTGGTAGGGAAAGCTACTGCTGGATTAG TAACTGAAATAGGCCTCAAACCACAAGGAGAAGATTGTGGAAATGCTGAAAAACTAGCGGGATTCATTTGCTCCC GGGAGCCATCCAATTCATTGCCTCTTCTTTTTCCATGTGGTGCTCTGAAAAGGGAAACGCTTCCAACAATGCTCAAGGACAAAG ATATTATGTTGGAATCTGTTACTGTTTATCAAACCAGTCAACATCCTGACCTCCAGGAATCCTTGACGAATTATTTCTCACAAGAG GGTGTTCCGGCTAGTGTTATTTTCTTCAGCCCTTCTGGTGTCAAATATTGTCTGAAGCAAATTTTGAAGTTGTCAGGGGATTCCGTTTCCCAAATTAAG TTTGCTGCTATAGGTCCAACAACAGCTGAAGCTCTTGTAAGTGAAGGAATCTTAGTAAGCTGTACAGCCAGTCGTCCTACGCCACAGGATCTTGCTGCTGAACTTAGAAAATGTCTGTAG